The proteins below come from a single Halomonas binhaiensis genomic window:
- the dusA gene encoding tRNA dihydrouridine(20/20a) synthase DusA: protein MKTDTARSVLDRTFSIAPMMDWTTRDYRVFARTLSRHALLYTEMVTTGAILHGRPRERFLGFDALEHPIALQLGGSDAGELAECAAIAEEWGYDEINLNVGCPSDRVQNNLIGACLMGHPQKVAAAVRAMRDAVSIPVTVKCRIGIDDQDEDADLENFIHLVADAGCEVFIVHARKAWLQGLSPKENRDVPPLNYARVHRLKASRPELHIGINGGIKTLAECRSQLDHVDSVMVGREAYQNPWMLASVDQELYGEPGPAATRHAAAQAMRPYIARRLEEGVKLNHITRHMLGLFQGCPGGRRFRRHLSENAYKDGAGLAVYDDALGMVPEVEPETLG, encoded by the coding sequence ATGAAGACTGATACCGCTCGTTCTGTACTAGACAGAACGTTCTCCATAGCCCCCATGATGGATTGGACGACCCGAGACTACCGTGTCTTTGCACGTACCCTGAGCCGGCATGCTTTGCTGTATACGGAAATGGTGACGACCGGCGCAATTCTGCATGGACGGCCGCGGGAGCGGTTTCTGGGCTTCGATGCACTGGAACACCCCATCGCGCTGCAGCTGGGTGGCAGCGATGCCGGTGAGCTGGCGGAATGTGCTGCCATTGCCGAGGAGTGGGGCTACGACGAGATCAACCTCAATGTCGGTTGCCCCAGTGACCGGGTTCAGAACAACTTGATCGGTGCGTGCCTGATGGGCCATCCACAAAAGGTGGCTGCGGCTGTGCGGGCGATGCGCGATGCGGTGTCGATTCCCGTCACAGTGAAATGCCGTATTGGAATTGATGATCAGGATGAAGACGCGGATCTGGAGAACTTCATCCATCTGGTGGCGGATGCAGGCTGTGAGGTGTTCATCGTCCATGCCCGAAAGGCCTGGCTGCAAGGACTGTCGCCCAAGGAAAACCGCGATGTACCTCCGCTGAACTATGCACGCGTCCATCGTCTCAAGGCCAGCCGTCCGGAGCTGCATATTGGTATCAATGGCGGCATCAAGACGTTGGCAGAGTGCCGTTCACAGCTGGATCATGTGGATAGTGTCATGGTTGGGCGCGAGGCATACCAGAACCCCTGGATGCTGGCCAGCGTGGACCAGGAGCTCTATGGCGAACCGGGACCCGCAGCGACACGTCACGCTGCGGCGCAGGCCATGCGTCCTTATATCGCCCGGCGCCTGGAAGAGGGGGTGAAGCTCAACCACATCACTCGTCATATGCTGGGGTTGTTCCAGGGCTGTCCTGGAGGTCGTCGCTTCCGCCGTCATTTATCGGAAAATGCGTATAAAGACGGGGCCGGCCTGGCCGTGTATGACGATGCCTTGGGCATGGTGCCGGAAGTGGAGCCAGAAACCCTGGGCTAG